A region from the Flavobacteriales bacterium genome encodes:
- a CDS encoding ABC transporter ATP-binding protein has product MIQDLSFSLKSGEILTILGKNGVGKTSLLKSIYSKKYQKHFLYKKRNLDRYSIQDLSKTVAYLIPNSVPVFDMTVKDYLALGRLPYQKAEVFNKNLEEYIKLLALGSYQEKSILTLSSGEFQKVQICRCLNQETPIIILDEPTSFLDFPSKIEFFKNLQNICKQKGKIVIMTSHDIDLAWKFSHRTLLLDGKGKSEFVDSKELETGHLLNLFFANDHFDFQSGGKMKML; this is encoded by the coding sequence TTGATTCAAGATTTGAGTTTTTCTTTAAAGTCTGGAGAAATACTTACGATCTTGGGGAAAAATGGGGTAGGGAAAACCTCTTTATTGAAAAGTATTTATTCAAAGAAATACCAGAAACACTTTTTGTATAAAAAAAGAAATTTAGATCGATACTCTATTCAAGATCTCTCCAAGACTGTTGCCTATTTAATTCCCAATAGTGTTCCTGTTTTTGATATGACAGTTAAAGACTATTTAGCATTAGGAAGATTGCCTTATCAAAAAGCAGAAGTCTTTAATAAAAACCTAGAAGAGTATATCAAATTATTAGCCCTGGGATCTTACCAAGAAAAATCGATTTTGACCTTGAGTAGTGGGGAGTTTCAAAAAGTGCAAATTTGCCGCTGTTTAAACCAAGAAACGCCTATTATCATCTTAGATGAACCTACTTCTTTCTTGGATTTCCCATCTAAAATTGAGTTTTTTAAAAATCTGCAAAACATTTGTAAACAAAAGGGTAAAATAGTCATTATGACAAGCCATGATATTGATTTGGCTTGGAAATTTTCTCACCGAACTTTGTTGCTAGACGGAAAAGGAAAAAGCGAATTTGTAGATTCAAAAGAATTAGAAACAGGTCATTTACTGAATCTATTTTTTGCAAATGACCATTTTGATTTTCAGTCAGGTGGAAAAATGAAAATGTTATAA
- a CDS encoding ferredoxin: MIVVSLQRKKCIGCNYCVEMAPKQFQMSKKDGKTVLLKSQDKKGFHTIKSHDISILDPCEKAAEACPVNIITVKHL, encoded by the coding sequence ATGATTGTAGTCTCTTTACAAAGAAAAAAATGTATTGGGTGTAATTATTGTGTAGAAATGGCACCCAAACAGTTTCAGATGTCCAAAAAGGATGGTAAAACAGTCTTGCTAAAATCTCAGGATAAAAAAGGTTTTCACACCATAAAGTCTCATGATATTTCTATCTTAGATCCTTGTGAAAAGGCTGCTGAAGCTTGCCCCGTAAATATCATTACGGTAAAGCATTTATAA
- a CDS encoding U32 family peptidase: MTVNGSIELMAPAGNFESMQAALDNGADSIYFGVDQLNMRARASINFTMDDLPEIVRRCEEKQVRSYLTLNTIIYDHDLSLIRILIEKAKEAGITAVIAADQAVISLARELEMEVHISTQLNITNIQTIKFYSHFADTMVLSRELSLRQVQKITEAIEKEQIKGPNGNLVEVEIFGHGALCMAVSGKCYLSLHSHNSSANRGACKQNCRKKYTVIDQESGFEIELDNEYMMSPKDLCTIDILDQIIESGVKVLKIEGRGRAPEYVANVIKTYREAITAYENGSYDPEKTQDWMIELGKVYNRGFWNGYYLGQKLGEWSDSSGSHATQKKVYIGKGVHYFPKAKIGEFKLDAFDMKIGDKLLITGPTTGAQEFELTEMLVNDQKQESAKKGDSVTIPLDFRIRMSDKLYKIVPNE; this comes from the coding sequence ATGACAGTTAATGGTTCCATTGAGCTTATGGCTCCTGCAGGGAATTTTGAGTCCATGCAAGCTGCATTAGATAACGGTGCCGATTCAATATATTTCGGTGTAGATCAATTAAATATGCGTGCTCGTGCGAGTATCAATTTTACCATGGATGATCTTCCTGAAATCGTTAGACGATGTGAAGAAAAGCAAGTAAGATCTTATCTCACCCTCAATACCATTATCTATGATCATGATTTATCTTTGATCAGAATCTTAATAGAAAAAGCAAAAGAAGCTGGAATTACTGCTGTTATTGCCGCTGATCAAGCAGTGATATCTCTTGCCAGAGAACTAGAAATGGAGGTTCATATTTCTACACAATTGAATATCACCAATATTCAAACCATTAAATTTTATTCGCATTTTGCAGATACGATGGTTTTAAGTAGAGAACTCTCACTCAGACAAGTTCAAAAAATCACAGAAGCAATCGAAAAAGAACAAATCAAAGGTCCAAATGGGAACTTGGTAGAAGTTGAAATTTTCGGGCACGGAGCTTTATGTATGGCAGTATCTGGAAAGTGTTATCTAAGCTTACATTCTCATAATTCTTCTGCAAACAGAGGTGCTTGCAAGCAAAACTGTCGTAAAAAGTATACGGTTATTGATCAAGAATCTGGTTTTGAGATCGAATTAGATAACGAATATATGATGTCTCCAAAGGATTTATGTACCATAGATATTTTGGATCAGATTATTGAATCTGGAGTTAAGGTTCTAAAAATAGAAGGTAGAGGAAGAGCCCCAGAATATGTTGCCAATGTAATTAAAACCTACCGAGAAGCAATCACAGCTTACGAAAACGGAAGCTACGATCCTGAAAAAACCCAAGACTGGATGATCGAGCTTGGAAAAGTGTATAATCGTGGTTTTTGGAATGGTTATTATCTGGGTCAGAAACTTGGAGAATGGTCTGATTCTTCTGGTTCACATGCCACACAGAAAAAAGTCTATATTGGAAAAGGAGTTCACTATTTCCCAAAAGCAAAAATTGGTGAGTTTAAACTCGATGCTTTTGATATGAAAATAGGAGACAAATTACTCATCACGGGTCCTACAACTGGTGCTCAAGAATTTGAATTGACAGAAATGTTGGTGAACGACCAAAAACAAGAATCTGCAAAAAAAGGGGATTCGGTAACCATTCCTTTAGATTTTAGAATCCGTATGTCTGACAAACTATACAAAATAGTTCCCAACGAATGA
- a CDS encoding META domain-containing protein, translating into MKKILILLVIASLTLFSCKTNEEKVSQTNSINKTEKNTESSSKNQLENKQWMLTHFNEKKLELSLTDTPQMSFDANSKKIEGKGICNNFFGTYAINTNEIEFKGVGVTRMMCPPSGLEEHKFFQIFDNKIKFEIKGNELYFKNSDRKEIARFSKK; encoded by the coding sequence ATGAAAAAAATCCTTATCCTTTTAGTTATAGCAAGCCTAACGCTTTTTTCTTGTAAAACAAATGAAGAAAAAGTATCACAAACAAATAGCATCAATAAAACAGAAAAAAACACAGAGAGCAGTTCTAAAAATCAATTGGAAAACAAGCAATGGATGTTGACGCATTTTAATGAGAAAAAACTAGAACTTTCGCTTACCGATACTCCACAAATGTCTTTTGATGCAAACAGTAAAAAAATTGAAGGAAAAGGCATTTGTAATAATTTCTTTGGAACCTATGCGATAAATACAAATGAAATTGAGTTTAAAGGTGTAGGCGTTACCAGAATGATGTGCCCACCAAGTGGATTAGAAGAACATAAATTCTTTCAAATTTTTGACAATAAAATCAAATTTGAGATAAAAGGTAATGAATTATACTTCAAAAACTCAGACAGAAAAGAAATTGCTCGATTCTCAAAAAAATAA
- the rplS gene encoding 50S ribosomal protein L19 produces the protein MDLIRYVQDTYTNKAELPEFGAGDTVTVDYKITEGSKTRIQSFKGTVIQRRGTGSTETFTVRKISNGISVERIIPVFSPNIEKITVNQRGKVRRARIFYLRGLQGKKARIKQKR, from the coding sequence ATGGATTTAATTCGTTACGTTCAAGACACTTACACAAACAAAGCAGAATTACCAGAATTTGGAGCTGGAGACACTGTAACAGTTGATTACAAAATTACTGAAGGTTCTAAAACAAGAATCCAGTCTTTTAAAGGAACTGTTATTCAAAGAAGAGGTACTGGAAGTACTGAAACTTTTACTGTTCGTAAAATTTCAAATGGAATTTCTGTTGAAAGAATTATCCCTGTATTCTCTCCAAACATTGAGAAAATCACCGTGAACCAAAGAGGTAAAGTTCGTAGAGCTCGTATTTTCTACCTTAGAGGACTTCAAGGTAAAAAAGCTAGAATTAAGCAAAAGAGATAA
- a CDS encoding nitroreductase family protein, whose product MKEQEDYIIEGGFRHNRFTPRSFSKEEMLTKSQEFYEEMKQRKSIRFFSDEAVDIQIIENLIKTAGTAPSGANKQPWKFCVVSNPELKKEIRIAAEKEEKLSYESRMSDRWLKDLAPLGTDWQKPFLEIAPYLIIVFKENYGLDEAGNKTQNYYVNESVGLAAGFLISAIHQAGLVTLTHTPSPMKFLAKILKRPKNESPFLLLPVGFAAEKTFVPSISKKPIEEIMISYE is encoded by the coding sequence ATGAAAGAACAGGAAGATTATATTATAGAAGGTGGTTTTCGTCATAACCGTTTTACGCCAAGATCTTTTTCTAAGGAAGAAATGCTTACAAAAAGTCAGGAGTTTTATGAAGAAATGAAACAACGAAAGAGTATTCGTTTTTTTTCAGATGAAGCTGTGGATATACAGATTATTGAAAATCTTATCAAGACGGCAGGTACTGCTCCTAGTGGTGCAAATAAACAACCTTGGAAGTTTTGTGTAGTATCAAATCCTGAGCTCAAAAAGGAAATAAGAATAGCTGCTGAGAAAGAGGAGAAACTGAGTTATGAGAGTAGAATGAGTGATCGTTGGCTAAAGGATTTGGCTCCTTTGGGTACTGATTGGCAAAAGCCATTTTTGGAGATTGCTCCGTATTTAATTATTGTTTTCAAGGAAAATTATGGATTGGATGAAGCGGGGAATAAAACGCAAAATTACTATGTAAATGAATCTGTAGGTTTGGCGGCAGGTTTTTTGATTTCGGCAATTCACCAAGCGGGTTTAGTAACGCTTACTCACACGCCAAGTCCCATGAAGTTTTTAGCAAAAATTCTTAAAAGACCCAAAAACGAATCACCTTTCTTACTTTTGCCTGTGGGTTTTGCTGCCGAAAAGACTTTTGTGCCTAGTATCAGCAAAAAACCGATAGAAGAAATAATGATATCTTATGAATAA
- a CDS encoding biotin--[acetyl-CoA-carboxylase] ligase, whose product MKIQELKEVVSTNDYIKTHKTQFQSGDCVYAIKQTGGKGQRGNTWQSDGGKNITASIYLSWKSQRVKNPFSVSQLVSIALMSACKRFMPQSHLTIKWPNDLYVDDKKIGGILIENSNFGEELSDSIIGFGININQTNFEFLDREVTSFKLETGKEYTILNVLTECVTNINEAVQMGMVHHHQNLNNIYHRHLYLKDIPATFEDKRGTFFGKIKGVNSWGQLVIKSKNGLERIYNLKEVKLLPEYEES is encoded by the coding sequence ATGAAGATACAAGAACTCAAAGAAGTAGTTTCTACCAACGATTATATAAAGACGCATAAAACGCAGTTTCAATCTGGAGATTGTGTTTATGCTATTAAACAAACAGGTGGTAAGGGGCAGAGAGGGAATACTTGGCAATCCGATGGAGGAAAAAATATAACGGCAAGCATTTATTTGTCTTGGAAATCTCAAAGGGTTAAAAATCCCTTTTCAGTGTCTCAGCTTGTTTCTATTGCATTGATGTCTGCTTGTAAACGATTCATGCCTCAGTCTCATTTGACTATTAAATGGCCAAACGATTTATATGTAGATGATAAAAAAATAGGTGGAATTCTGATTGAAAATAGCAATTTCGGAGAAGAGCTTTCTGATTCTATTATTGGATTTGGAATTAATATTAATCAAACAAATTTTGAGTTTCTTGATCGGGAAGTCACAAGTTTTAAGTTGGAAACTGGGAAAGAATACACTATATTAAATGTGCTTACCGAGTGTGTTACAAATATTAATGAGGCGGTTCAAATGGGAATGGTGCATCATCATCAAAACCTAAATAATATCTATCATAGACATTTGTATTTAAAAGATATTCCTGCAACTTTTGAAGATAAAAGAGGAACTTTTTTTGGAAAAATTAAGGGCGTAAACAGTTGGGGGCAATTAGTTATAAAGTCTAAAAATGGATTAGAAAGAATTTATAATCTTAAAGAGGTGAAGTTGCTTCCAGAGTATGAAGAATCTTAA
- the coaE gene encoding dephospho-CoA kinase (Dephospho-CoA kinase (CoaE) performs the final step in coenzyme A biosynthesis.): MKTKMVLGITGGIGSGKSTICRVFQEMGFPVYYADDRAKLILNSKIVLQEIQDVFGSNVFTNAQINRKKLAQIVFNNPKKLKELNAIIHPRVRRDFQEWLTKQDHKICIKEAAIMIEIGDTSVDKICSVLVPKDIRIKRVIKRDLTSNEEVIARINNQIEDQERIEKSDFIIHNNQELIIPQVLKILHTLEATSPL, translated from the coding sequence ATGAAAACTAAAATGGTATTAGGTATCACAGGAGGTATTGGATCTGGAAAATCAACCATTTGCCGTGTATTTCAAGAAATGGGTTTTCCTGTTTATTATGCAGATGATCGTGCAAAATTAATCTTGAATTCAAAAATTGTTTTACAAGAAATTCAAGACGTTTTTGGTTCTAATGTTTTCACAAATGCACAAATAAATCGAAAAAAATTAGCTCAAATTGTTTTTAACAACCCTAAGAAACTCAAAGAACTCAATGCGATTATACACCCAAGAGTAAGACGAGATTTTCAGGAATGGCTCACGAAGCAAGATCATAAAATATGCATAAAAGAAGCCGCTATAATGATAGAAATTGGAGATACTTCGGTAGATAAAATATGCTCTGTTTTAGTCCCAAAAGACATTAGGATAAAAAGAGTAATAAAAAGAGACCTCACAAGTAATGAGGAAGTCATTGCTCGTATCAACAACCAAATAGAAGATCAAGAACGGATAGAAAAATCTGACTTTATCATCCACAATAACCAAGAACTAATCATTCCTCAAGTTCTTAAGATTCTTCATACTCTGGAAGCAACTTCACCTCTTTAA
- the yajC gene encoding preprotein translocase subunit YajC: MGGGTTQLLMFAAIFAVFYFFMIRPQARKQKEEKKFRDNIKSGDKVITIGGIHGKIVSVNDTNVILEVESGQKIKVEKSALMGMPARPDEKK, encoded by the coding sequence ATGGGAGGAGGAACGACTCAGTTATTGATGTTTGCTGCAATTTTTGCAGTATTTTATTTCTTTATGATTCGCCCACAAGCGAGAAAACAAAAAGAAGAAAAGAAATTTAGAGACAATATTAAATCTGGCGATAAAGTAATTACTATCGGTGGAATTCATGGTAAAATTGTTTCTGTAAACGACACCAATGTTATTTTGGAAGTAGAAAGCGGACAAAAAATTAAGGTAGAAAAAAGTGCCTTAATGGGAATGCCTGCAAGACCAGACGAAAAAAAATAA
- a CDS encoding DUF1573 domain-containing protein, with amino-acid sequence MIKKYLSTSIIAGLALFTVSCGSEKAADATKKDATKAATEVKKQTPQVKPKAVEATGNAKFEFENTVWNFGDITQGESVSHVFKFKNTGTEPLIISNAKGSCGCTVPTYTRTPIAPGESGELNVTFNSRGKLNKQMKTVTITANTTPNITRLRVEGNIAAAKPAAKK; translated from the coding sequence ATGATAAAAAAGTATTTATCGACATCGATTATTGCCGGGTTGGCATTGTTCACAGTTTCATGTGGATCTGAAAAAGCCGCTGATGCAACAAAGAAAGATGCTACAAAAGCAGCAACAGAAGTAAAGAAGCAAACACCGCAAGTAAAGCCAAAAGCTGTAGAAGCAACAGGTAATGCTAAATTTGAATTTGAAAATACAGTTTGGAATTTTGGAGACATCACACAAGGTGAATCTGTATCTCATGTATTCAAGTTCAAAAATACGGGTACTGAACCATTAATTATCTCAAACGCAAAAGGATCTTGCGGATGTACAGTTCCTACTTATACAAGAACGCCAATTGCACCAGGTGAATCTGGAGAATTGAACGTTACATTTAACTCAAGAGGAAAGCTTAACAAGCAAATGAAAACGGTAACTATTACAGCCAACACTACTCCTAATATCACAAGATTGAGAGTAGAAGGAAATATTGCAGCGGCAAAACCAGCAGCAAAGAAATAA
- a CDS encoding DUF1573 domain-containing protein — translation MFYQKITCLLSFLIIISFSSCEDKKPRKRIKKKIQPKTEIQKTPEQIQVEKQRNQMKALLFGTGAKFEFKETIWDFGTITEGKKISKIFTFKNTGKKPLIIRDARGSCGCTTAQYDHKPIAPGSEGRITVFFDSSGRSNNQNKQVTITANTQPGKTILRLKGFVNNK, via the coding sequence ATGTTTTACCAGAAAATAACATGCCTTCTTTCTTTCTTAATAATCATAAGCTTTTCCTCTTGTGAGGACAAAAAGCCTAGAAAAAGAATCAAGAAAAAAATCCAACCTAAGACAGAAATACAAAAAACTCCTGAACAAATTCAAGTTGAAAAACAAAGAAATCAAATGAAAGCTTTGCTCTTTGGTACGGGAGCAAAGTTTGAGTTTAAAGAAACCATTTGGGATTTTGGAACCATCACCGAAGGAAAAAAAATCAGCAAAATATTTACCTTTAAAAATACAGGTAAAAAACCCTTAATCATAAGAGATGCCAGAGGAAGCTGTGGCTGCACCACAGCTCAATATGATCATAAGCCTATCGCCCCAGGATCCGAAGGCAGGATTACTGTATTTTTTGATTCGAGCGGGAGATCAAATAATCAAAACAAACAAGTAACAATCACAGCTAATACCCAACCTGGGAAAACAATTTTAAGACTAAAAGGTTTTGTAAACAATAAATAA
- the lon gene encoding endopeptidase La has translation MKKKRDIPAFFTEDEMGDMPAMISVSDMPEMTERITIPEKVPILTLKNTVLFPGVTLPISVSTARSKVLLEDAERGDKIIAVVSQKDAEVSEPKKDDIYTRGVLAKVIRVFELPNGSTMAVIQANHKVDVLVAEEEPYLSGEAFYCNAETISDEANFENLVNGIREMSMNIISEAQLPQEASFALKNIKQSEQLLNFVCTNLNITVEGKQELLEMQDLTERADEALIILSEEYQSVIVRREIQDKVKEGIDEQQREYFLNQQLKTIQDELGGNPNQAEIENMKARAKGKKWSKEIAEVFNKEINRLSRTNPQMAEYHVQRNYLETLLDLPFGEYTKDNYNLKKASRTLDSDHFGLEKVKERILEHLAVLKLKGNMKSPIICLYGPPGVGKTSLGRSIAKSLNRQYIRMSLGGMRDEAEVKGHRKTYIGAMPGRIIQSIKRVKSSNPVFILDEIDKISRDSHGDPSSTMLEVLDPEQNFEFTDNYLDVPYDLSKVMFIATANSLSTIQPALRDRMEIIELTGYTVEEKIEIAKRHILPKQLEEHGLKKNHIKLSKKQWQFIIESYTAESGVRGLEKKTAKLVRQLVKRIAIDNKKVEKLDQNLIVEYLGHPIFEKDESESNEVAGVVTGLAWTQIGGDILMIESSFSKGNGKISMTGNLGDIMKESVQIAFNYIKSNAQKLGVKEELLSKNDFYIHVPQGAIPKDGPSAGITMLTSLISLLRQKRVKKDLAMTGEITLRGKVLPVGGIKEKILAAKRSGIKEIILCKKNRKDIEEIEDRYLKGLKFHFVDKMSEVLEIAITNQDVEDKKDLG, from the coding sequence ATGAAGAAAAAACGAGATATACCTGCTTTTTTTACGGAAGACGAAATGGGAGATATGCCTGCCATGATTTCAGTTTCGGATATGCCCGAAATGACAGAAAGAATCACGATCCCTGAAAAAGTACCGATTCTTACTTTAAAAAATACTGTGCTTTTTCCTGGAGTTACGCTTCCTATTTCTGTTTCTACAGCAAGGTCAAAAGTATTATTGGAAGATGCCGAAAGAGGCGATAAAATAATCGCCGTAGTTTCTCAAAAAGATGCCGAAGTTAGCGAACCGAAGAAGGATGATATATACACACGTGGTGTTCTTGCTAAAGTAATACGTGTTTTTGAATTACCTAACGGTAGCACCATGGCCGTAATTCAGGCAAATCATAAGGTGGATGTATTGGTAGCAGAAGAAGAACCCTATTTATCTGGTGAAGCTTTTTATTGTAATGCAGAAACTATTTCTGATGAAGCAAACTTTGAAAATCTCGTAAACGGTATTCGAGAAATGTCTATGAATATCATCTCGGAAGCACAATTACCACAAGAAGCTAGTTTTGCCCTAAAGAATATCAAACAATCTGAGCAATTACTCAATTTTGTGTGTACAAATCTTAATATCACGGTTGAAGGAAAGCAAGAATTACTTGAAATGCAAGACCTCACCGAGCGTGCAGACGAAGCTTTGATTATCCTTTCTGAAGAATACCAAAGTGTTATTGTAAGAAGAGAAATTCAAGACAAGGTTAAAGAAGGTATAGACGAACAACAACGAGAGTATTTCTTAAATCAACAACTAAAAACTATTCAGGATGAACTTGGAGGAAATCCAAACCAAGCCGAAATAGAGAATATGAAAGCAAGAGCCAAAGGCAAAAAATGGTCTAAGGAGATTGCAGAAGTTTTTAATAAAGAAATCAATCGACTTTCGAGAACAAACCCTCAAATGGCAGAATACCATGTGCAAAGAAACTATCTTGAAACACTACTGGATCTACCATTTGGAGAATACACAAAAGATAATTACAATCTTAAAAAAGCTTCCAGAACTTTAGATTCAGACCATTTTGGACTCGAAAAAGTAAAAGAAAGAATCTTAGAACATTTGGCCGTTCTCAAGCTAAAAGGGAATATGAAATCTCCTATTATCTGTCTATACGGACCTCCAGGTGTAGGAAAAACCTCTCTTGGACGTTCTATTGCTAAATCCCTAAACAGACAATATATCAGAATGTCTTTAGGAGGAATGCGAGACGAAGCAGAAGTAAAAGGGCATAGAAAAACCTATATTGGAGCCATGCCTGGGCGAATTATCCAAAGTATTAAAAGAGTAAAAAGCAGTAATCCTGTATTTATCTTAGATGAAATTGACAAAATTTCACGAGATTCTCACGGAGACCCTTCTTCTACAATGCTTGAAGTATTAGATCCTGAGCAAAATTTTGAATTTACTGACAATTACCTTGATGTTCCTTATGATTTATCAAAGGTCATGTTTATTGCTACAGCCAATAGTCTTTCCACTATTCAACCAGCACTAAGGGACCGAATGGAGATCATAGAGCTCACAGGATATACTGTTGAAGAAAAAATCGAAATTGCGAAAAGGCATATCCTACCAAAACAACTGGAAGAACACGGTCTTAAAAAGAATCATATAAAACTCTCCAAAAAACAATGGCAGTTTATTATTGAATCCTACACAGCAGAATCTGGAGTGCGTGGATTAGAGAAAAAAACAGCCAAGCTGGTAAGACAATTGGTAAAAAGAATTGCGATAGATAATAAAAAGGTTGAAAAACTTGACCAAAATCTTATCGTTGAATACCTTGGACATCCAATCTTTGAAAAAGATGAAAGCGAATCCAACGAAGTTGCAGGAGTAGTTACCGGTCTTGCTTGGACGCAAATTGGGGGAGATATTTTAATGATAGAATCTTCATTCTCTAAAGGAAATGGAAAAATTTCTATGACAGGAAATTTAGGAGACATTATGAAAGAAAGTGTACAAATAGCTTTCAATTATATAAAATCCAACGCCCAAAAACTTGGAGTAAAGGAAGAACTCTTGAGTAAAAATGATTTCTATATTCACGTACCACAAGGTGCAATTCCAAAAGATGGTCCTAGTGCAGGAATTACCATGCTTACATCCTTAATCTCTTTACTGAGACAAAAAAGAGTGAAAAAAGATCTCGCCATGACCGGGGAAATTACCTTAAGAGGAAAAGTATTACCCGTGGGAGGAATCAAAGAAAAAATATTGGCAGCCAAACGATCTGGAATCAAAGAGATAATTCTTTGTAAGAAAAACAGAAAAGACATCGAAGAAATAGAAGACCGTTATCTAAAAGGTTTAAAATTTCATTTTGTTGATAAAATGTCTGAGGTTTTGGAAATAGCAATAACCAACCAAGATGTTGAGGATAAAAAAGATTTAGGATAA
- a CDS encoding group III truncated hemoglobin, which translates to MKDIQTREDIALLVSTFYKHIRQDEKIGFYFNKMIVGEKAWVHHEEKLTNFWESHLLQKNTFRGNPLEAHRKVDKHFENRISTEDFGHWMNNWFLIVDALFEGEIATLAKNKARNMSTFLFMDIYNHRNTEA; encoded by the coding sequence ATGAAAGATATTCAAACAAGAGAAGATATTGCCTTATTGGTCAGCACTTTTTATAAACATATTCGTCAAGATGAAAAAATTGGTTTTTACTTCAACAAAATGATTGTGGGAGAAAAAGCTTGGGTACATCATGAAGAAAAACTGACCAATTTTTGGGAATCACATTTATTACAGAAAAACACTTTTAGAGGAAATCCACTTGAAGCACACAGAAAAGTAGATAAGCATTTTGAAAACCGCATAAGTACAGAAGATTTTGGACACTGGATGAACAATTGGTTTCTGATAGTAGATGCTCTTTTTGAGGGAGAAATTGCCACTTTAGCAAAAAATAAAGCTCGTAATATGTCCACTTTCTTGTTTATGGATATTTACAATCATCGTAACACAGAAGCTTAA
- a CDS encoding helix-turn-helix domain-containing protein, whose amino-acid sequence MMKEIGNDIKEIREKKGISQDRLASLSGLNLRTIQRIEKNETKPHGKTLQLLCEALDVNIEEFMKEGKIVDKNFLIIFHLSVLVFMIIPLGNIISPLILWIYKRDKIIGLYETGVNLLNFQLLWSIIAFILFVSSLLLKILHLPYSSSFLTAFMILYFLNILLSIISALRIKNSKNTQFYPKVLGVFS is encoded by the coding sequence ATGATGAAAGAAATAGGAAACGATATTAAGGAAATTAGAGAAAAAAAAGGCATATCTCAAGATCGTTTAGCCAGCTTATCAGGATTGAATTTACGTACAATTCAAAGAATCGAAAAGAATGAAACGAAACCTCATGGTAAGACACTTCAGTTATTATGTGAGGCTCTTGATGTGAACATAGAGGAGTTTATGAAGGAAGGTAAAATAGTGGATAAAAATTTTCTAATTATTTTTCATTTATCTGTCTTAGTTTTCATGATTATACCTTTGGGAAATATTATTTCACCCCTGATTTTATGGATTTATAAGAGAGACAAAATCATTGGACTATATGAAACAGGCGTAAACTTGTTAAACTTTCAGTTGCTTTGGTCTATTATTGCTTTTATACTTTTTGTTTCTTCTCTTCTATTGAAAATTTTACACTTGCCATATTCTAGTAGTTTTTTAACGGCTTTTATGATCCTTTATTTCTTGAATATTCTATTGTCAATAATAAGTGCATTACGTATAAAAAACTCAAAAAACACACAGTTTTATCCTAAGGTTTTAGGTGTTTTTTCTTAG